One part of the Capricornis sumatraensis isolate serow.1 chromosome 13, serow.2, whole genome shotgun sequence genome encodes these proteins:
- the GPR63 gene encoding probable G-protein coupled receptor 63, whose protein sequence is MVVSAVLTASHTGASNTTFVVYENTYMNITVPPPFQHPGVGPLLRYSVETLAPTGMSSLTVNSTAVSPTPAASKSLNLPLQIILSALMMFILCVSFLGNLVVCLMVYQKAAMRSAINILLASLAFADMLLAVLNMPLALVTILTTRWIFGKFFCRVSAMFFWLFVIEGVAILLIISIDRFLIIVQRQDKLNPYRAKVLIAVSWATSFCVAFPLAVGNPDLQIPSRAPQCVFGYTTDPGYQAYVILISLISFFLPFLVILYSFMGILNTLRHNALRIHSYPEGICLSQASKLGLMSLQRPFQMSIDMGFKTRAFTTILILFAVFIVCWAPFTTYSLVATFSKHFYYQHNFFEISTWLLWLCYLKSALNPLIYYWRIKKFHDACLDMMPKSFKFLPRLPGHTRRRIRPSAVYVCGEHRTVV, encoded by the coding sequence ATGGTCGTTTCTGCAGTGTTGACGGCATCCCATACTGGGGCATCCAACACAACGTTTGTAGTTTATGAAAACACCTACATGAATATTACAGTCCCTCCACCATTCCAGCACCCTGGCGTTGGTCCGCTGCTTAGATACAGTGTTGAAACCCTGGCTCCCACTGGGATGAGTTCCTTAACAGTGAATAGTACAGCTGTGTCCCCAACACCAGCAGCTTCCAAGAGCCTCAACTTGCCTCTCCAGATCATCCTTTCTGCTCTAATGATGTttattctgtgtgtgtcttttcttGGCAACTTGGTTGTTTGCCTCATGGTTTACCAAAAAGCTGCCATGCGTTCTGCCATTAACATCCTCCTGGCCAGCCTGGCTTTTGCAGACATGTTGCTTGCAGTGCTGAACATGCCTTTGGCCTTGGTCACTATTCTTACCACCAGATGGATTTTCGGGAAATTCTTCTGTAGGGTATCTGCTATGTTTTTCTGGTTGTTTGTCATAGAGGGAGTAGCCATCCTGCTCATCATTAGCATTGATAGGTTTCTTATTATAGTCCAGAGGCAGGATAAGCTAAATCCATACAGGGCTAAGGTTCTCATTGCAGTTTCTTGGGCAACTTCTTTTTGTGTAGCTTTCCCTTTGGCAGTAGGGAACCCCGACCTTCAGATACCTTCCCGAGCTCCCCAGTGCGTGTTTGGGTACACAACCGATCCGGGTTACCAGGCATATGTGATTttgatttctctcatttctttcttcctgcccttCCTGGTGATCCTGTATTCCTTTATGGGCATCCTCAATACCCTTCGGCATAATGCCTTGAGGATCCACAGCTACCCTGAAGGTATATGCCTCAGCCAGGCCAGCAAACTGGGTCTCATGAGTCTCCAGAGACCCTTCCAGATGAGCATTGACATGGGCTTTAAAACGCGTGCCTTCACAACCATTTTGATTCTCTTTGCTGTCTTCATCGTCTGCTGGGCCCCATTCACCACTTACAGCCTTGTGGCAACGTTCAGCAAGCACTTTTACTATCAGCACAACTTTTTTGAGATCAGCACCTGGCTACTCTGGCTCTGCTACCTCAAGTCTGCGTTGAACCCACTGATTTACTACTGGAGGATTAAGAAATTCCACGATGCCTGCTTGGACATGATGCCTAAGTCCTTCAAGTTTTTGCCGCGGCTCCCTGGTCACACGCGGCGACGGATACGCCCCAGTGCTGTCTATGTGTGTGGGGAACATCGGACGGTGGTGTGA